The Antedon mediterranea chromosome 7, ecAntMedi1.1, whole genome shotgun sequence genome has a segment encoding these proteins:
- the LOC140055495 gene encoding A disintegrin and metalloproteinase with thrombospondin motifs 6-like, producing MARSNYFELLGIFVFFVLSLSFVSGKPSVLKLSKRDVMSYLASENIDSVADFDIAPTMHIQDNHRNKRSVNVDEKEIRFNAFEENFHLKVQLNIDLFPASFVIEQIGVNGSTLHTPKFADCHYIGNSVSHNDSIAAISTCNGVNGYINTEIHDLLIRPLRPEHTDKLRLRRSSDDDDVDAHIVIKFDVVSHCSVGESETAEDVTSSTSSPTTPSTTPSSDSVTDNPFEYQEQTSGEKHLELLIFVDYEMYKYHGSVTEEYATVILNVFSSLFLHKSLGVSMKIHVTHLVIITNPSAQDAPTLSSDAAFSLDSFCNWQRSRYDVDSAAVLTRFDIFGSSSRTIGYASISSTCSEFRRCSISEDTGLGLPFTLAHEVAHNLGLSHDGTGNTCETGVNIMSPSTPSGSGSFSWSTCSAAGLQNFLNSGRATCLDNVPRNTVDVSLSAGGQRLPGQVYSPDRQCDFNFPGSQGVCRGQTVSILVNIENCATMFCLRSEGSGCTTRNSPMLDGSPCGGSRWCIQGQCVPAEGPIGGGGSGGGGGVQVTFIWVTVFSDCSRSCGGGLEIPNIICRNEEIRQQVPDSNCDILIKPIQPPSRSCNLQRCPTRWSTGSWSDCSTDCGTGVQHRNVRCLSVSQFGSEQPIADSACDSASKPLSSRSCAGELCQSWITGNWNTCPVTCGDGGVQTRQVFCAIQTQSGQRILTDSDCDGSSKPDTSRACLGSPSCQTPSWKTDNWGQCFGACGESVQTRDVFCAVQTPSGQRVVPQSDCVGLKPRTTRECTLPDCSTPSWNTESWGECSAVCGEGIQRRIVSCAIQTNGQQIEVANSDCPGTRPVATRTCVDANCQTPSWSTGSWGDCSTDCGIGIQTREVNCLHNNVPTSDRDCPGAKPTENRNCFIEQCQFAYWFAGSWSQCSTTCGLGRQQRYVGCVYQNFIVSDNRCQITKPGEFRVCQLDDCPTNVWVTGSYSQCSVICGEGEQSRSVTCRPDSNSLIILRQNECSSLTRPSATRSCLNVCETPDISCNSVLTENYAVFSSPGYPHGFGPSRCTTQITAPPGRRIRLTFSFISLPFTQDCDDHIMISGGFLSRRYCGFSVNVQWTSPGNEIIVVLNTNQYSQRPAFLAYYVFLN from the exons ATGGCTAGGTCTAATTACTTTGAACTTCTTGGTATCTTTGTGTTCTTTGTGTTATCATTAAGTTTTGTATCTGGGAAACCATCG GTTTTGAAACTGTCAAAGAGAGACGTGATGAGTTATCTTGCATCTGAAAATATTGATTCAG TTGCTGACTTTGACATTGCTCCTACGATGCATATACAAGATAACCATAGGAACAAACGCTCTGTAAACGTTGACGAAAAAGAAATAAGATTCAACGCCTTTGAAGAGAACTTTCATCTGAAAGTGCAGCTTAATATAG ACCTTTTCCCGGCAAGTTTTGTGATTGAGCAAATTGGCGTCAACGGAAGCACCCTCCACACGCCCAAGTTTGCTGATTGTCACTACATTGGGAACTCTGTCAGTCATAATGATTCGATTGCTGCTATTTCAACGTGCAATGGAGTT AATGGATATATCAACACCGAAATTCATGATTTGTTGATCCGTCCTTTACGTCCGGAGCATACCGATAAGCTTCGTCTACGACGGAGCAGTGATGACGATGACGTAGATGCGCACATTGTTATCAAATTTGACGTTGTTAGCCATTGTTCTGTTGGAGAATCTGAAACTGCAGAAGATGTTACATCGTCAACTTCTTCACCTACTACACCATCTACTACACCATCTAGTGATTCAGTAACag ATAATCCATTCGAGTACCAAGAACAGACCAGCGGGGAAAAACATCTCGAACTGCTTATATTTGTAGATTATGAAATGTACAAATACCATGGATCAGTGACCGAGGAATATGCTACAGTTATACTTAATGTG TTTTCAAGCTTGTTTCTTCATAAAAGTTTGGGTGTCAGCATGAAAATACACGTGACTCATTTAGTCATCATTACCAATCCGTCCGCACAG GACGCTCCAACGCTTTCATCTGATGCAGCATTCAGCTTggatagtttttgcaattggcAACGATCACGTTATGACGTTGATAGTGCTGCAGTTCTAACAAG ATTTGATATTTTTGGAAGCTCATCACGAACCATTGGTTACGCCAGTATTAGCTCCACGTGTAGTGAGTTTCGGCGTTGTTCAATCAGTGAAGACACGGGATTAGGTCTGCCGTTTACACTTGCACATGAAGTAGCCCATAA CCTAGGGTTGTCACATGATGGAACTGGCAATACATGTGAAACGGGTGTGAACATCATGTCTCCTTCAACGCCAAGTGGCTCAGGATCTTTCAGCTGGTCAACATGTAGTGCCGCTGGTTTACAAAATTTCCTTAA CTCTGGTAGAGCAACCTGTCTGGACAACGTTCCGAGGAACACAGTGGATGTTTCGTTATCTGCTGGTGGTCAGCGTTTACCAGGACAGGTGTATTCTCCTGACAGACAATGTGACTTTAACTTTCCTGGCAGTCAAGGTGTCTGTAGAGGGCAGACTGTAAGTATTCTCGTAAATATA GAAAATTGTGCAACAATGTTTTGTCTACGATCGGAGGGATCAGGGTGTACCACTCGTAACAGTCCTATGCTCGACGGGTCACCATGCGGAGGCAGTAGG TGGTGCATTCAGGGACAGTGCGTTCCAGCAGAAGGTCCAATTGGTGGAGGAGGCAGCGGTGGTGGTGGTGGCGTTCAGGTTACGTTTATTTGGGTGACAGTGTTTTCTGATTGTAGCCGATCCTGTGGCGGCG GACTGGAGATTCCTAACATCATATGCAGAAATGAAGAAATTCGACAACAAGTTCCGGATAGTAATTGTGACATCCTAATAAAACCTATTCAACCACCCAGCAGATCTTGCAACTTACAACGCTGTCCCACAAG ATGGAGCACTGGAAGTTGGTCAGACTGTAGTACAGATTGTGGTACTGGTGTTCAACACCGAAACGTTCGGTGTTTGTCTGTGAGCCAATTTGGATCTGAACAACCGATTGCTGATAGTGCGTGTGATTCAGCAAGCAAGCCACTATCATCAAGATCATGCGCTGGTGAACTCTGCCAGAGTTGGATAACTGGTAATTGGAATACATGTCCTGTTACATGTGGAGATGGTGGAGTTCAGACACGACAAGTGTTCTGTGCCATACAAACTCAAAGTGGTCAACGCATATTGACAGATAGCGACTGCGATGGCTCATCGAAACCAGATACATCACGCGCTTGTCTAGGGTCTCCTAGTTGCCAAACACCTTCATGGAAAACTGACAACTGGGGCCAATGTTTCGGAGCGTGTGGCGAAAGTGTTCAAACACGAGACGTTTTCTGTGCAGTACAGACTCCTAGTGGACAACGGGTTGTTCCACAGAGTGATTGTGTTGGGCTAAAACCACGCACGACACGTGAATGTACTCTTCCAGACTGCTCAACGCCATCGTGGAACACAGAGAGCTGGGGAGAATGCTCTGCTGTTTGCGGAGAAGGAATTCAAAGGCGCATAGTTTCCTGTGCAATACAAACCAATGGTCAGCAAATAGAAGTTGCAAATAGTGATTGTCCTGGTACAAGACCTGTAGCGACACGGACTTGCGTAGATGCCAATTGCCAAACACCGTCGTGGTCTACTGGGAGCTGGGGAGACTGTTCGACTGATTGTGGCATTGGAATTCAAACACGTGAAGTAAACTGTTTACATAATAATGTTCCTACATCTGACAGAGACTGCCCTGGTGCTAAGCCAACCGAAAACAGGAATTGCTTTATAGAACAGTGCCAATTTGCCTATTGGTTCGCTGGTAGTTGGAGTCAATGTTCGACGACCTGTGGACTAGGTCGACAGCAGCGGTATGTTGGTTGTGTCTATCAGAATTTTATTGTTTCAGATAACAGATGTCAAATTACAAAACCAGGTGAATTCCGTGTATGTCAATTAGATGACTGTCCTACCAATGTTTGGGTAACAGGATCATATTCCCAG TGTTCAGTAATTTGTGGAGAAGGAGAGCAATCAAGAAGTGTTACCTGTCGACCTGATTCCAATAGTTTGATTATTTTACGACAAAACGAATGTTCATCTTTGACAAGACCATCAGCGACACGGAGTTGTTTGAATGTATGCGAAACTCCAG atatttcatgCAACAGTGTACTCACTGAGAATTACGCAGTCTTTTCTTCTCCTGGATATCCACACGGTTTTGGCCCAAGTCGATGTACAACACAGATAACAGCGCCCCCTGGAAGGCGTATCCGGTTAACTTTCAGTTTTATATCTCTTCCATTTACTCAAGATTGTGATGATCACATAATG ATATCTGGTGGTTTTTTATCCAGACGGTATTGTGGTTTTTCAGTTAATGTGCAATGGACGTCACCAGGAAATGAAATCATAGTTGTTTTAAACACCAACCAATACAGTCAACGCCCAGCATTTCTAGCATActacgtttttttaaattag
- the LOC140054905 gene encoding uncharacterized protein isoform X1, with amino-acid sequence MNTSWISSVLISCLLICIVQSASASRYVRERRGIITSNFLRDLADRIDIYNEWVELNDLDNHNQLQQEKRGCDVFGGCAQLKVGRELAIDTLQKGSGGMFGSSGPGRKRRSTQSNDVNV; translated from the exons ATGAATACATCATGGATATCAAGTGTTTTAATATCATGCTTACTAATTTGTATTGTCCAATCAGCATCAGCCAGTAGGTATGTAAG GGAAAGACGAGGTATCATCACATCAAACTTTTTACGGGACCTGGCTGATAGAATTGATATATATAATGAATGGGTAGAACTAAATGATCTCGATAACCATAACCAACTACAACA agAAAAACGTGGATGCGATGTGTTTGGTGGCTGTGCTCAACTTAAAGTTGGCCGAGAATTAGCTATCGACACATTGCAAAAAGGAAGCGGAGGAATGTTTGGTTCAAGTGGACCAGGTAGGAAAAGGCGTTCAACACAATCCAACGACGTTAATGTTTGA
- the LOC140054905 gene encoding uncharacterized protein isoform X2, with the protein MNTSWISSVLISCLLICIVQSASASRERRGIITSNFLRDLADRIDIYNEWVELNDLDNHNQLQQEKRGCDVFGGCAQLKVGRELAIDTLQKGSGGMFGSSGPGRKRRSTQSNDVNV; encoded by the exons ATGAATACATCATGGATATCAAGTGTTTTAATATCATGCTTACTAATTTGTATTGTCCAATCAGCATCAGCCAGTAG GGAAAGACGAGGTATCATCACATCAAACTTTTTACGGGACCTGGCTGATAGAATTGATATATATAATGAATGGGTAGAACTAAATGATCTCGATAACCATAACCAACTACAACA agAAAAACGTGGATGCGATGTGTTTGGTGGCTGTGCTCAACTTAAAGTTGGCCGAGAATTAGCTATCGACACATTGCAAAAAGGAAGCGGAGGAATGTTTGGTTCAAGTGGACCAGGTAGGAAAAGGCGTTCAACACAATCCAACGACGTTAATGTTTGA